In one Thermosipho ferrireducens genomic region, the following are encoded:
- a CDS encoding lipoate--protein ligase family protein, translated as MFYFETWNFDGALNMAIDVSMGLYSLEVGEPFLRFYSWKTPTLSLGKNQDVQIVNFKYINERGFDCVRRPTGGRAVFHSHEITYSITIPRTHPLYKKSVLNLYKEISQIIVEGLRNCGYPVALTTRGSRGNSASCFDSPSWYEVTLMGKKVIGSAQLRKKEYILQHGSIILKTSTEIKNCVLNVPDNIIQTGLFDFKKVNINTIKENIINAFTKKFDIKKIKIPEKLLISAVEERMRYNCLLGNCT; from the coding sequence GTGTTTTATTTTGAAACGTGGAATTTTGATGGAGCACTCAACATGGCTATAGATGTTTCTATGGGTTTATATTCACTTGAAGTTGGTGAACCTTTTTTAAGATTTTATTCCTGGAAAACCCCTACTTTATCTCTTGGAAAAAATCAGGATGTTCAAATCGTAAATTTCAAGTATATAAATGAAAGAGGATTTGATTGTGTAAGAAGACCTACTGGTGGTAGAGCTGTTTTTCATTCTCATGAAATAACCTATAGCATTACTATTCCAAGAACACATCCTTTATACAAAAAATCTGTTCTTAATTTGTATAAGGAAATTTCACAAATCATTGTCGAAGGATTAAGAAACTGTGGTTATCCGGTAGCGCTTACAACACGTGGCTCTCGCGGAAACAGCGCCTCATGTTTTGATTCACCTTCATGGTATGAAGTAACATTGATGGGCAAGAAAGTTATAGGAAGCGCTCAATTAAGAAAAAAAGAGTATATTCTTCAACACGGTTCTATAATTTTAAAAACCTCAACAGAAATAAAAAATTGTGTACTTAATGTACCGGACAATATCATTCAAACTGGTTTGTTCGATTTCAAGAAGGTAAATATAAACACTATCAAAGAAAATATTATAAATGCTTTTACCAAAAAATTCGACATAAAAAAGATAAAAATTCCTGAAAAACTTTTAATTTCAGCTGTTGAAGAGAGGATGAGATATAATTGTCTGCTGGGAAATTGTACGTAG
- a CDS encoding F0F1 ATP synthase subunit epsilon, with the protein MRLKIYSPEGLVFDKSVSIVTFKTIEGEMGVLRNRAPIIGKLKIDKIITKTDDNETFEYMINDGFVHCDGENVIIVTEDARLPEEIDPHHFMGK; encoded by the coding sequence TTGAGGTTAAAAATATACTCTCCAGAAGGGTTAGTTTTTGACAAAAGTGTATCAATTGTTACTTTTAAAACTATTGAAGGAGAAATGGGAGTCTTAAGAAATAGGGCACCTATTATAGGGAAACTAAAAATCGACAAAATAATAACTAAAACTGATGACAACGAAACCTTTGAATATATGATAAACGATGGATTTGTTCATTGTGATGGAGAAAATGTTATAATTGTAACGGAAGATGCACGTTTGCCTGAAGAAATTGATCCCCATCATTTTATGGGGAAATAG
- a CDS encoding DUF4895 domain-containing protein produces MIYIGPDKLKRIKEIPELLSNKKELLIKFLFKHKEKLDAFHKHVILISVKSPPNFSMICGYNHEEKPFFGITFSDPFERTPSLYKMENFYNEDLGNFYNSIFNLSKLPHFQCGILKFPVQTHFIAIGGDETLIKKELFSEELTGKKWMSFAKNVTDDFYEDLVKYSNGKVGFLKTLLTDDGLYFVGINKEMEFASLYAEFFSLLRNKYKFLPGKFAQISSLKEQIIGVFKIELDEILNKKYDLSVRNFITDFEKFRKFVKNML; encoded by the coding sequence ATGATTTACATTGGACCAGATAAATTAAAAAGGATAAAAGAGATCCCAGAACTTTTAAGTAACAAAAAAGAACTACTAATAAAATTCCTTTTCAAACACAAAGAAAAATTGGATGCTTTTCACAAGCATGTGATCCTTATCTCTGTAAAATCGCCTCCAAACTTTTCAATGATATGTGGTTATAATCACGAAGAAAAACCTTTTTTTGGTATTACTTTCTCAGATCCATTTGAACGCACACCTTCTTTATACAAAATGGAAAATTTTTACAATGAGGATCTGGGAAACTTTTATAATTCTATATTCAATCTTTCAAAACTTCCTCACTTTCAATGTGGAATTTTAAAATTCCCCGTCCAGACACATTTCATTGCCATTGGTGGAGATGAGACTTTGATCAAAAAAGAACTCTTTTCCGAAGAGCTAACGGGAAAAAAGTGGATGAGCTTTGCCAAAAATGTAACCGATGATTTTTATGAAGATCTGGTAAAGTACTCCAATGGAAAAGTAGGATTTTTGAAAACCCTTCTAACAGATGATGGTTTATATTTTGTAGGAATAAATAAAGAAATGGAATTTGCCTCGCTATACGCTGAATTTTTTTCTCTTTTAAGAAACAAATATAAATTTTTACCAGGAAAGTTTGCACAAATTTCCAGTTTAAAAGAACAAATTATAGGGGTTTTTAAAATAGAGTTAGACGAAATTCTTAACAAAAAATACGATTTATCTGTTCGAAATTTTATAACAGATTTCGAAAAATTTAGAAAATTTGTAAAGAATATGCTATAA
- a CDS encoding metallophosphoesterase family protein: MGVYAIGDIHGCYESLVNLLDKIQPASDDILIFLGDYIDRGPYSSEVVDFLITLSKLTNCIFLRGNHEDMMLNFLRTRDPFYYQIWERNGSKATVSSYGGIDNIPDHHLNFFENTKYYFVYENYAFVHGGVVPGVPLERQKKEDLLWIRYEFINSSHNLPYIVVFGHTPFEEPFVGEDKIGIDTGCVYGGKLTAYNLTEQTFLSASCKKYW, from the coding sequence ATGGGTGTGTATGCTATAGGCGATATTCATGGGTGCTATGAAAGTTTAGTAAATCTCCTGGATAAAATCCAGCCTGCTTCTGATGATATTCTAATTTTTCTTGGAGATTACATAGATAGAGGCCCGTATTCAAGTGAAGTTGTGGATTTCTTAATAACTCTTTCTAAACTAACAAATTGCATATTTCTTCGAGGAAACCATGAAGATATGATGCTGAATTTTTTGAGAACCCGAGATCCATTTTATTACCAGATATGGGAAAGAAACGGTTCAAAAGCAACTGTTAGCAGTTACGGAGGAATTGACAATATTCCAGATCACCATTTGAATTTTTTTGAAAATACAAAATATTATTTTGTATATGAAAATTACGCATTCGTTCACGGAGGAGTTGTTCCAGGCGTTCCACTTGAACGCCAAAAAAAAGAGGATCTTTTGTGGATAAGGTATGAATTTATCAACTCCTCTCACAATCTCCCCTACATTGTTGTTTTTGGACACACTCCTTTTGAAGAACCATTTGTTGGAGAAGATAAAATAGGTATAGATACAGGTTGTGTTTACGGAGGAAAATTGACCGCTTATAATCTTACTGAACAAACATTTTTGAGCGCCAGTTGTAAGAAATATTGGTGA
- a CDS encoding DUF6485 family protein encodes MLCENYEKNLSNCNCSYPGCPRKGKCCECLAYHRSRGELPACYFTDQEEKTWNRSIEYFVECRKNV; translated from the coding sequence ATGCTTTGTGAAAATTACGAGAAAAACCTGTCAAACTGTAACTGCAGTTATCCTGGTTGTCCAAGAAAAGGTAAGTGTTGCGAATGTCTCGCGTATCATAGATCTCGTGGCGAATTACCCGCCTGTTATTTTACAGATCAAGAAGAAAAAACGTGGAATAGAAGTATAGAATATTTCGTGGAGTGCAGAAAGAACGTATGA
- the topA gene encoding type I DNA topoisomerase, with amino-acid sequence MAEKVIIVESPAKAKTIEKILGNKYKVISSKGHIRDLPQKRFGVKLDSFEPEFEIIPGKETVVDFIKKQADGKEVLLASDMDREGEAIAWHIAQILGLNMNGKNRVVFTEITPETIKKSVQNPRAIDLSKVNAQLARRILDRIVGYKISPLLWKIIKGAMSAGRVQSAALKIICERERERFKFVAKEFYKISIQLENKAFKAAFWGINGKKIKQENVDKALAEEIKKVVKSVVLADIVEKETKKRAPLPFITSTLQQEASNKLGFSVSKTMKIAQSLYEGIDTPEGHIAFITYMRTDSSRVSEEAQQMTYSYIEKEFGSEYIGGKAKRKKRSGTKVQDAHECIRPVDVNITPKIAEKLLDKDHYRLYKLIWNRFVASQMSEAKYLERTYVFRKDEYEFRTTISHRLFDGFEKILSSRSKEEKDPQLKINHEYEIKDILVEKDTTKPPLRFTEASLVKTLEAEGIGRPSTYATIISTLLSRKYVLKKKKELVPTLLGFVVEDFLTKKFPDIVDKKFTALMEKELDEVEAGKKAWKEVLDEFYKDFSKYFTEAKNSFYTLNYKTDLSCENCTKENYNLKIGKYGLYLNCEYCGTNKSLDQTMPAVLLNNIIYIKSVIQETKKDEKVENACPKCGGHLVRKKGKYGYYFMCESCGFTVSGYKIARVPCPKCGSLVTQRRSKRGKNYWACINSECDFMSWNEPKGE; translated from the coding sequence GTGGCGGAGAAAGTTATTATTGTAGAATCACCTGCAAAAGCGAAAACTATAGAGAAAATACTGGGAAATAAATATAAAGTTATTTCTTCAAAAGGGCATATTAGAGATTTGCCTCAAAAAAGATTTGGTGTAAAGCTGGATAGTTTTGAACCAGAATTTGAAATAATTCCAGGCAAGGAAACTGTTGTTGACTTTATAAAAAAGCAGGCAGATGGTAAAGAAGTTTTACTTGCTTCAGATATGGATAGAGAAGGTGAAGCAATTGCGTGGCATATAGCACAGATATTGGGACTCAATATGAATGGCAAGAATCGGGTAGTGTTTACAGAAATTACCCCTGAAACTATAAAAAAGTCTGTTCAGAATCCTCGTGCTATTGATCTCAGTAAAGTTAATGCTCAGCTTGCCAGGAGAATTCTTGATAGGATAGTAGGATATAAGATTAGTCCCTTACTCTGGAAAATAATTAAAGGAGCTATGAGTGCTGGAAGAGTTCAATCTGCGGCTCTTAAAATTATATGTGAAAGGGAACGAGAGCGTTTCAAATTTGTTGCAAAGGAGTTCTATAAAATATCAATACAGCTTGAGAATAAAGCTTTTAAAGCAGCATTTTGGGGAATAAATGGTAAAAAAATAAAGCAAGAAAATGTTGATAAAGCCCTTGCTGAGGAAATTAAAAAGGTTGTTAAAAGTGTAGTTTTAGCAGACATAGTGGAAAAAGAAACGAAAAAAAGAGCTCCTCTTCCTTTTATAACAAGTACACTTCAACAAGAAGCTTCCAATAAGCTGGGTTTTTCTGTTTCAAAAACTATGAAAATAGCACAATCTCTATACGAAGGAATTGATACCCCGGAAGGCCATATCGCTTTTATTACGTATATGAGAACAGATTCTTCGAGGGTATCAGAGGAAGCGCAACAAATGACTTATTCATATATAGAAAAGGAGTTTGGAAGTGAATATATTGGAGGAAAGGCGAAAAGAAAAAAAAGAAGTGGAACAAAAGTTCAGGATGCACACGAATGTATAAGACCAGTTGATGTTAACATAACACCGAAAATTGCAGAAAAACTTCTTGATAAAGATCATTATAGACTTTACAAATTAATATGGAATAGGTTTGTTGCATCACAGATGTCTGAAGCTAAATATCTGGAGCGTACTTATGTCTTCAGAAAAGATGAATATGAGTTTAGAACAACTATTTCTCATAGACTATTTGATGGGTTTGAAAAAATATTATCTTCCAGATCTAAAGAGGAAAAAGATCCACAGTTAAAAATAAATCATGAATATGAGATAAAGGATATTCTTGTAGAAAAAGATACCACCAAACCTCCCCTCAGGTTTACAGAAGCTTCGCTGGTGAAAACTTTAGAAGCGGAAGGAATAGGACGCCCGAGTACATACGCTACAATAATTTCTACGTTACTCTCAAGGAAATATGTGTTAAAGAAAAAGAAGGAATTAGTTCCAACTCTTCTTGGATTTGTGGTAGAAGATTTTTTAACCAAGAAATTCCCAGACATAGTGGATAAAAAATTTACAGCACTTATGGAAAAAGAACTTGACGAAGTGGAAGCAGGTAAAAAAGCCTGGAAGGAAGTTCTTGATGAATTTTACAAAGATTTTTCAAAATATTTTACAGAAGCAAAGAACAGTTTTTATACACTTAATTATAAAACAGACTTAAGCTGTGAAAATTGTACAAAAGAAAACTATAATTTGAAAATAGGAAAATATGGATTATATTTAAATTGTGAATATTGTGGTACAAATAAAAGTCTTGACCAAACGATGCCGGCAGTGTTGCTAAACAACATAATTTATATAAAATCGGTTATTCAGGAAACTAAAAAAGACGAAAAAGTTGAAAATGCATGTCCAAAATGTGGAGGACATTTAGTTAGAAAAAAAGGAAAATATGGCTATTATTTTATGTGCGAATCGTGTGGATTTACCGTATCTGGATATAAAATTGCCAGAGTTCCCTGTCCAAAATGCGGATCACTTGTTACACAAAGAAGAAGTAAAAGAGGGAAAAATTATTGGGCTTGTATTAATTCAGAATGTGATTTCATGTCCTGGAATGAACCAAAAGGGGAATAA
- a CDS encoding ribosome hibernation promotion factor, whose protein sequence is MDYRLSVKGFDFTNAMTTYLEKRLEKIDRVLNDSVHLEIKFEKDATNFVGKFSVHYLGKDLIVTEQDPDIYTVIDKLSDAFEKKIKREKDYVRPRHKSNNKGLGKTFTEEMPIKKEQDKISSIKRLGLMITSVEEALEQMEVMNHEFFLFRNMDTDEINLILKRHDGTLILYEFVE, encoded by the coding sequence ATGGATTACAGACTATCAGTAAAAGGATTTGATTTCACAAATGCTATGACCACTTACCTTGAAAAAAGGCTGGAAAAAATCGACAGAGTTTTAAATGACAGTGTACATTTGGAAATCAAATTTGAAAAAGACGCCACAAATTTTGTTGGAAAATTCTCCGTTCATTACCTTGGAAAAGATTTAATAGTTACAGAGCAAGATCCAGATATTTACACTGTAATAGACAAATTATCAGATGCTTTTGAAAAAAAGATAAAAAGGGAAAAAGATTATGTCCGACCAAGACACAAATCCAATAACAAAGGTTTAGGAAAAACATTCACCGAGGAAATGCCAATAAAAAAAGAACAAGACAAAATTTCTTCTATAAAAAGATTGGGTCTTATGATTACAAGCGTAGAAGAGGCTTTGGAACAAATGGAAGTAATGAATCACGAGTTTTTCCTCTTTAGAAACATGGACACCGATGAAATAAATTTAATACTTAAAAGGCACGATGGAACACTTATACTTTACGAATTCGTAGAATGA
- a CDS encoding DegV family protein gives MVAFVVDSSCDIPTTNLKYPVYSIPLRVFLDGAEYKDKVDINVNTFYKKIETAKDFATSLPNPKEAEELIKKLYKEYDHIYVLSISSRLSGTYNMLKSICEPMSDKVTVLDSKTASVEIYCILKRLFDEVDSGNVITQEIVDKHKNNSMLIFAVGTLEYLEKGGRIGKAKALLGKLLRIKPILTVDEEGEVASIGMARKMTSVVDKIIEIAEKFIKEHKIEKPYFVSGYGGEVVKEYIQKIQKYFGIKDIARIGPSIGVHTGPKVFGIVVSK, from the coding sequence ATGGTAGCTTTTGTCGTGGATTCATCGTGTGACATTCCAACAACTAACCTAAAATATCCTGTTTACAGTATTCCGCTAAGAGTATTTCTTGATGGAGCTGAGTACAAAGACAAAGTGGACATTAATGTTAACACTTTCTACAAAAAAATAGAAACCGCAAAAGATTTCGCCACATCTTTACCAAACCCAAAAGAAGCAGAAGAACTTATCAAAAAACTTTACAAAGAATATGACCATATTTATGTATTATCAATATCGAGCAGGTTAAGCGGAACGTATAACATGCTTAAAAGCATATGTGAGCCTATGTCTGATAAGGTTACTGTTTTAGACTCGAAAACTGCAAGTGTGGAAATTTATTGTATTTTAAAAAGATTGTTTGATGAGGTAGACTCAGGAAATGTTATTACCCAGGAAATCGTGGATAAACATAAAAATAATTCCATGTTAATTTTTGCTGTTGGGACATTAGAGTATCTGGAAAAAGGAGGACGAATCGGTAAAGCAAAAGCATTATTAGGAAAGTTACTTAGAATTAAACCAATACTAACAGTAGACGAGGAAGGTGAAGTGGCATCAATAGGAATGGCGAGAAAAATGACAAGTGTTGTTGATAAAATAATAGAAATAGCTGAAAAATTTATAAAAGAACATAAAATAGAAAAACCGTATTTTGTTTCAGGGTACGGAGGCGAAGTTGTTAAAGAGTACATACAGAAAATTCAGAAGTATTTTGGAATAAAAGACATTGCACGAATAGGGCCATCCATAGGTGTTCATACTGGTCCTAAAGTTTTCGGTATAGTTGTAAGTAAATAA
- a CDS encoding GAF domain-containing sensor histidine kinase, producing MKEFPYDLIYAATKELVNNGYPNEKLEQLMKKMAYILRTDYVIFAIYEKNKDIFRIITGNKALLSTKYKHVAFKNRIIKINGENYYIRILSVNSHIIGAFLTHAPIKDEFESIVNSFSLVFFLSYEYLYTKKRLFRMQKLLEITDMFEHAPDNNVLLENFMKTIFETIKSELVIMAKKSKEDYKVISSIPSNLKNMLIPGLSDFAFQVFTKEPSITIKPSFEYNPLNFEIKSYLSIPIKIETEIFWIVFFNKFHETGYTAEKSFEVMDLEIANDAAKRFSLASTRLSYYERLKHEIENLKMLKEEHEKLIFSQKDQLRKMNVVHYISQAMRSSYDVNNVLKILLIGLTSGRTLGFNRALLLLKDQKKDVLIGKAWVGPANEKEVETIWKKANQRAMRYADIVQYLREEALSLITDNVLSQKINGMIFPYRSHRFLERAVIRRKVVHINNRIIQESESSLDFLIPLLDVEEFVIAPLVGKSETIGVVILDNKYSKHPITPADVEILRIISDSAGLAIENATGYEELKAKTISLERQKNLIEYLRDFSESVLQNLSAAVVVLDKKGLITEWNKKAETYFGRAKEHMIGQKLGKLGTEFEDIEGMAEEVLKLKEEIQLSSYLIPIAGHEKFYDIHISPLWDVEHLMLRGTIVTFEDVTERVMLERERKRQEKLAALGEMAARVAHELRNPISVLGGFVKRLEKYADDEKARKRYLKIISDEIIRLEEIVSEILEFSRDAKKIEFTTFNINEVISEVYLLHEEKIKSKNILFEFKAESEIIEVTADRSRIKQVLINLLQNALDETPSGGKIELSIERSLKGVKVRIWNQGEPLTHDILEKLFTPFFTTKVQGTGLGLPICKKIIEDEHGGKIWVEPDENGNAFLFEIPIKSE from the coding sequence ATGAAAGAGTTTCCGTACGATTTAATTTATGCAGCTACTAAAGAATTGGTAAATAATGGTTATCCAAATGAAAAATTAGAACAACTAATGAAAAAAATGGCGTATATTTTACGCACAGATTACGTTATATTCGCAATTTATGAGAAAAATAAAGACATTTTTAGAATAATAACAGGAAATAAAGCTTTATTATCAACAAAATATAAACATGTAGCATTCAAGAACAGAATCATAAAAATAAATGGAGAAAATTATTACATAAGAATACTATCAGTAAACTCTCATATCATTGGAGCATTTCTTACACATGCTCCTATAAAAGATGAGTTTGAAAGTATAGTTAATAGTTTTTCACTCGTATTTTTTCTGTCATATGAATATTTATACACAAAAAAGAGACTGTTCAGAATGCAGAAACTTCTGGAAATTACAGATATGTTTGAACATGCACCTGATAATAACGTTCTACTCGAAAACTTTATGAAAACCATATTCGAAACAATTAAAAGTGAATTGGTTATAATGGCAAAAAAGTCAAAAGAAGATTATAAAGTCATTTCTTCAATTCCTTCAAATTTGAAAAACATGTTAATTCCAGGGTTATCTGATTTTGCTTTTCAAGTATTTACAAAAGAACCTTCAATAACTATTAAACCATCTTTTGAATACAATCCGTTGAATTTCGAAATAAAATCGTATCTATCCATTCCTATAAAAATTGAAACAGAAATATTCTGGATAGTTTTTTTCAACAAATTTCATGAAACAGGCTATACGGCAGAAAAGAGTTTTGAAGTGATGGATTTAGAAATAGCAAACGATGCGGCTAAAAGATTTTCTTTAGCTTCTACAAGATTAAGTTATTATGAAAGACTAAAACACGAAATAGAAAATCTAAAAATGCTGAAGGAAGAGCATGAAAAATTAATATTTTCCCAGAAAGATCAACTACGAAAGATGAATGTTGTTCATTATATAAGCCAGGCAATGCGAAGTAGTTACGATGTGAACAACGTACTAAAAATTTTATTAATTGGACTAACTTCTGGGCGCACCCTGGGGTTTAATCGCGCGCTTTTATTATTAAAAGATCAAAAAAAAGATGTTTTGATTGGAAAAGCCTGGGTGGGACCTGCGAACGAGAAGGAAGTAGAAACTATATGGAAGAAAGCAAATCAACGCGCCATGAGGTATGCAGACATTGTGCAATATCTTCGCGAAGAAGCCCTTTCATTAATCACTGATAATGTCCTATCCCAAAAAATCAATGGAATGATTTTTCCATATCGCTCTCATAGATTTCTGGAACGTGCAGTTATAAGACGAAAAGTTGTTCATATAAATAATAGAATTATACAGGAATCTGAAAGTTCTCTGGATTTCTTAATTCCATTGCTTGATGTTGAAGAATTTGTAATAGCACCACTTGTGGGTAAAAGCGAGACAATAGGAGTTGTTATTTTAGATAATAAATACTCCAAACATCCTATAACTCCAGCAGATGTAGAAATATTAAGGATAATTTCCGATAGTGCAGGATTGGCAATAGAGAACGCAACCGGATATGAAGAGTTAAAAGCAAAAACTATCAGCCTTGAAAGACAAAAAAATCTCATAGAATATCTAAGAGATTTTTCAGAATCTGTTTTGCAAAATCTCTCAGCAGCAGTTGTTGTTTTAGACAAAAAAGGTCTTATTACTGAATGGAACAAAAAGGCGGAGACTTATTTTGGTAGAGCAAAAGAACATATGATAGGTCAAAAACTGGGGAAGTTAGGTACAGAATTTGAAGATATTGAAGGTATGGCTGAAGAGGTTTTAAAGTTAAAAGAAGAAATTCAACTATCAAGTTACCTTATACCTATTGCAGGACACGAAAAATTCTATGATATTCACATTTCTCCACTATGGGATGTTGAGCATTTGATGCTGAGAGGAACTATAGTCACATTTGAAGATGTAACTGAACGAGTAATGCTTGAAAGAGAAAGAAAACGCCAGGAAAAGTTAGCAGCGTTAGGTGAAATGGCCGCAAGAGTAGCACATGAGCTTAGAAACCCCATTTCAGTCCTGGGTGGATTTGTGAAACGTCTGGAAAAATATGCTGATGATGAAAAAGCTCGAAAAAGATATTTAAAGATTATATCTGACGAAATTATACGCCTGGAAGAAATAGTTTCCGAAATTTTAGAATTTAGCAGAGATGCAAAGAAAATTGAATTTACTACATTCAATATCAATGAAGTTATTTCTGAAGTATATCTTTTACATGAAGAAAAAATCAAATCAAAAAATATTCTTTTTGAATTTAAAGCCGAATCAGAAATTATAGAAGTCACAGCTGATCGTTCGAGAATAAAGCAAGTGCTCATAAATTTATTACAAAATGCTCTCGATGAAACACCTTCTGGAGGAAAAATAGAACTCTCCATAGAAAGAAGCCTTAAAGGGGTAAAAGTCCGCATATGGAATCAAGGCGAACCATTAACACATGATATTCTGGAAAAACTCTTTACCCCATTTTTTACAACTAAAGTTCAGGGTACCGGGTTAGGTCTTCCAATATGCAAAAAAATAATAGAAGATGAACATGGTGGAAAAATATGGGTTGAACCTGATGAAAATGGAAATGCTTTTTTATTTGAAATACCAATTAAAAGTGAATAA
- the panD gene encoding aspartate 1-decarboxylase — protein MQEILLKAKIHMATVTDKSINYMGSIGIDEELLELSNIKPYELVMVADVNNGQRFLTYVIPESKKSRKIVINGAAARLVEKGDRVIIMAFGIFSPDEYTGPKVLIMNDDNTVASIK, from the coding sequence ATGCAGGAAATTTTACTAAAAGCGAAAATACATATGGCAACAGTTACAGACAAAAGCATAAACTATATGGGAAGTATAGGAATTGATGAAGAATTATTGGAGCTATCTAATATAAAACCATATGAATTGGTCATGGTAGCAGATGTGAATAACGGTCAACGTTTTCTCACCTACGTTATTCCAGAAAGTAAAAAAAGCAGAAAAATAGTCATTAACGGCGCCGCTGCAAGATTGGTAGAAAAAGGAGATAGGGTAATAATAATGGCATTTGGAATTTTTTCTCCTGATGAATACACAGGACCAAAAGTCCTTATAATGAATGATGATAATACTGTTGCAAGTATTAAATAA
- the rsmI gene encoding 16S rRNA (cytidine(1402)-2'-O)-methyltransferase: MSAGKLYVVGTPIGNLEDITLRALKILRNVDLILAEDTRRALKLLNHYRISKPLDSFHEHSSEKKVNKILSKLLEGKHIALISDAGMPVISDPGSSLVKKCRENNIEVDIIPGPSAVLTAIAASGFNGSKFTFIGFIPRDKKRRRLLRQFKDYHGLLIFFENPERLQKTFKDILSILGNVEIFIAREMTKKHQEFFYGNIENAINHFKNNIKGEITVILNLSNNSNTQSQ; the protein is encoded by the coding sequence TTGTCTGCTGGGAAATTGTACGTAGTAGGAACCCCCATAGGAAATTTAGAAGACATTACACTGCGCGCACTTAAAATCCTTCGGAATGTAGACCTAATACTTGCAGAAGATACACGAAGAGCTTTAAAACTCTTAAATCATTATAGAATTTCAAAACCTTTAGATTCTTTTCATGAACATTCCTCTGAAAAAAAAGTAAATAAAATTCTAAGTAAATTACTTGAAGGAAAACATATTGCTCTCATCAGTGATGCAGGAATGCCTGTAATATCTGATCCTGGAAGTTCACTCGTAAAAAAATGTCGTGAAAACAATATTGAAGTTGACATCATTCCAGGGCCAAGCGCCGTTTTAACAGCTATTGCAGCAAGTGGATTTAATGGAAGTAAATTCACGTTTATAGGTTTTATACCAAGAGATAAAAAAAGAAGACGATTACTAAGGCAATTTAAAGATTATCACGGACTTTTAATATTTTTTGAAAACCCAGAACGACTTCAAAAAACTTTTAAAGATATTTTATCAATCCTCGGAAATGTTGAAATATTTATTGCAAGAGAAATGACAAAAAAGCACCAGGAATTTTTCTATGGAAACATAGAAAATGCGATAAATCATTTTAAAAACAATATAAAAGGAGAAATAACTGTCATATTAAACCTATCAAATAACTCAAACACGCAAAGCCAATAA